The Effusibacillus pohliae DSM 22757 genome window below encodes:
- a CDS encoding nitrilase-related carbon-nitrogen hydrolase produces the protein MPNKVKIGLIQASHDVHGDEPVAVHKEKAIEKHLRLVREAADRGAQIICLQEIFYGPYFCAEQNTKWYESAEEVPDGPTVRLFQEMAKQLGAVIIVPVYEKAGIGVYYNTAAVIDADGSYLGKYRKQHIPHVGVGDKGCGFWEKFYFKPGNLGYPVFDTAVAKIGVYICYDRHFPEGARLLGLNGAEIVFNPSATVAGLSEYLWKLEQPAHAVANGYYVAAINRVGVEAPWNMGEFYGQSYLVDPRGRIVAIGSRDQDEVVIGEMDKNLIHEVRDLWQFYRDRRPETYGDMVRLLP, from the coding sequence ATGCCCAACAAAGTGAAAATCGGTCTCATCCAAGCCTCGCACGATGTGCATGGCGATGAGCCTGTTGCCGTGCACAAGGAGAAAGCGATCGAGAAACATCTGCGGCTGGTGCGCGAGGCAGCCGACCGGGGGGCGCAGATCATCTGTCTGCAGGAAATTTTCTACGGCCCCTATTTCTGCGCCGAGCAGAACACCAAGTGGTATGAATCGGCGGAGGAGGTGCCCGACGGACCGACTGTCCGGCTGTTCCAAGAGATGGCAAAGCAGCTGGGCGCCGTGATCATCGTTCCCGTCTACGAAAAAGCGGGAATCGGCGTCTACTACAACACGGCGGCGGTGATTGACGCCGACGGGTCCTATCTCGGTAAATACCGCAAACAGCACATTCCACACGTCGGCGTAGGCGACAAGGGATGCGGATTCTGGGAAAAGTTTTACTTTAAGCCGGGCAACCTCGGCTATCCGGTATTCGATACGGCGGTTGCCAAAATCGGCGTGTACATCTGTTATGACCGTCATTTTCCGGAGGGAGCGCGGCTCCTGGGACTGAACGGGGCGGAGATCGTGTTCAATCCGTCAGCCACCGTCGCGGGGCTGTCCGAGTATCTGTGGAAACTGGAGCAGCCGGCGCACGCGGTCGCCAACGGCTATTATGTGGCGGCCATCAACCGCGTGGGCGTAGAAGCCCCTTGGAACATGGGAGAATTCTATGGCCAATCGTACCTGGTCGATCCGCGCGGCCGCATCGTTGCCATCGGAAGCCGCGACCAGGATGAGGTGGTGATCGGCGAAATGGATAAAAATCTGATTCACGAAGTCCGCGACCTGTGGCAATTTTACCGGGACCGCCGGCCGGAAACGTACGGCGATATGGTGCGGCTGCTTCCGTAG
- the hydA gene encoding dihydropyrimidinase, whose translation MRKLIRGGTVVTASETYQADVLIEADKVVAIGEQLEASGAEVIDAGGCYVFPGGIDPHTHLDMPFGGTVTADDFASGTRAAAFGGTTSIIDFCLSNKGQSLREAIAIWHEKARGKAVIDYGFHLMIAEANDQVLEELAHVVAEEGIVSLKVFMAYKNVLQADDETLFKTLVRARELGALVQVHAENGDVIDYLTKRALAEGKTDPIYHALTRPPEAEGEATGRAAALTALADSQLYVVHVSCAQAVRQIAEAREKGWQVYGETCPQYLVLDISYLEQPDFAGAKYVWSPPLREKWHQDVLWNALCNGILQTVGSDQCSFNFKGQKELGRGDFTKIPNGGPLIEDRFGVVYSEGVHKGRISLNQFVDVIATKAAKLFGMFPRKGTIAVGSDADLVIFDPGATRILSAATHHMNVDYNPFEGMKVHGQVVSVLLRGEFVIRDKQFVGRPGFGQFIRRTPFRRP comes from the coding sequence ATGCGCAAACTGATTCGCGGCGGAACGGTGGTCACCGCCAGCGAAACGTATCAGGCGGATGTTTTGATCGAAGCGGACAAAGTGGTCGCCATCGGCGAGCAACTGGAGGCGAGCGGAGCGGAGGTGATCGATGCGGGCGGCTGTTATGTGTTCCCGGGCGGGATCGATCCGCACACACACCTCGATATGCCGTTTGGCGGAACGGTCACGGCGGACGATTTCGCTTCCGGCACGCGGGCGGCGGCGTTCGGGGGAACGACCTCGATCATCGATTTTTGCCTGTCCAACAAAGGGCAATCGCTGCGGGAGGCGATCGCCATCTGGCACGAGAAGGCGAGAGGCAAGGCGGTGATCGACTACGGATTCCATCTGATGATCGCCGAAGCGAACGACCAGGTGCTGGAAGAACTGGCGCATGTTGTGGCGGAAGAGGGAATCGTGTCGCTGAAAGTGTTCATGGCGTATAAAAATGTTCTGCAAGCGGACGATGAAACCCTGTTCAAAACATTGGTCCGCGCCAGGGAATTGGGCGCCCTCGTGCAGGTGCACGCGGAGAACGGCGATGTGATCGATTATCTGACGAAACGGGCGTTGGCGGAAGGCAAGACCGATCCGATCTATCATGCGCTCACCCGGCCGCCGGAGGCGGAAGGGGAGGCGACCGGCCGGGCGGCCGCTCTCACCGCGCTTGCCGATTCGCAACTGTACGTGGTTCACGTCTCCTGCGCGCAGGCGGTGCGGCAGATTGCCGAGGCGAGGGAGAAAGGGTGGCAGGTGTACGGCGAGACCTGTCCCCAATACCTGGTGCTTGACATCAGCTATTTGGAACAGCCCGATTTTGCCGGAGCGAAATATGTGTGGTCGCCGCCGCTGCGCGAGAAATGGCACCAGGACGTGCTGTGGAACGCGTTGTGCAACGGCATTCTGCAAACGGTCGGCTCCGATCAGTGTTCCTTCAATTTCAAGGGCCAGAAGGAGTTGGGGAGAGGCGATTTCACCAAGATCCCGAACGGCGGCCCGCTGATTGAAGACCGTTTCGGCGTCGTCTACTCGGAAGGAGTGCACAAAGGGCGGATCAGCCTCAACCAGTTCGTCGATGTGATCGCCACGAAAGCGGCCAAACTGTTCGGCATGTTCCCGCGGAAAGGCACGATCGCCGTCGGGTCGGACGCCGATCTGGTGATTTTCGATCCGGGAGCCACGCGAATCTTGTCGGCCGCCACCCACCATATGAACGTGGACTACAATCCGTTTGAAGGAATGAAGGTGCATGGACAGGTGGTATCCGTTCTGTTGCGGGGCGAGTTTGTGATCCGCGACAAACAGTTTGTCGGGCGTCCGGGATTCGGGCAGTTCATCAGGCGAACACCGTTTCGCCGGCCGTGA
- the preA gene encoding NAD-dependent dihydropyrimidine dehydrogenase subunit PreA, producing the protein MADLQIELAGIKSPNPFWLASAPPTNSGYQVMRAFEAGWGGAVWKTLTDDPIINVTSRFAALHYGGQRVLGFNNIELITDRPLEVNLREMAEVKKRFPQHALIASLMVEPKREKWHEIVKAVEAVGVDGLELNFGCPHGMAERGMGSAVGQHPDLVRQQTEWVKEVAQTPVIVKLTPNITDIRFTARAAREGGADAISLINTINSLMGVDLDTWLPIPHVDGKGAHGGYCGPAVKPIALNMVAECARDPLVGIPISGIGGISTWRDAVEFLLMGASGVQVCTAAMHHGFRIVEDMIDGLNHYLDQKGIPSVRDIIGKSLHTYSDWGNLNLNYKIVARINEATCINCNKCHIACEDASHQCIDIVHDERTGKQHLVVREDECVGCNLCQIVCPVEGTIQMVEIVTGKPPLTWNQRQAALAGQASCGGETMNKRGDHRCAN; encoded by the coding sequence ATGGCGGATCTGCAGATCGAACTGGCCGGAATCAAATCACCGAATCCGTTTTGGCTGGCATCCGCTCCCCCGACCAATTCGGGCTACCAGGTGATGCGGGCGTTTGAAGCCGGTTGGGGAGGAGCGGTTTGGAAGACGCTGACGGACGACCCGATCATCAATGTCACATCCCGGTTTGCCGCTCTGCATTATGGCGGACAGCGCGTACTGGGATTCAACAATATTGAACTGATTACCGACCGTCCGTTAGAGGTCAATCTCAGGGAAATGGCGGAGGTGAAAAAACGGTTTCCCCAACACGCGCTGATCGCGTCGCTGATGGTCGAACCGAAGCGGGAGAAATGGCATGAAATCGTGAAGGCGGTGGAAGCGGTTGGCGTCGACGGATTGGAACTGAATTTCGGCTGTCCGCACGGAATGGCGGAACGGGGGATGGGGTCGGCTGTCGGCCAGCATCCGGACCTTGTCCGGCAACAAACGGAGTGGGTGAAAGAGGTCGCGCAAACGCCCGTGATTGTCAAGCTGACGCCGAACATCACCGACATCCGGTTCACCGCAAGAGCGGCGAGGGAAGGCGGCGCGGATGCGATCAGTCTGATTAACACGATCAACAGTTTGATGGGGGTCGACCTTGATACATGGCTGCCGATTCCGCATGTGGACGGAAAGGGGGCGCACGGCGGCTATTGCGGGCCGGCGGTGAAGCCGATCGCGCTCAACATGGTGGCGGAGTGTGCGCGCGATCCGTTGGTCGGCATCCCCATCTCGGGCATCGGCGGAATTTCGACCTGGCGCGACGCTGTTGAATTTTTGCTGATGGGCGCTTCCGGCGTGCAGGTTTGTACAGCCGCCATGCATCACGGGTTCCGCATCGTCGAGGATATGATCGATGGGTTGAATCACTATCTGGATCAAAAAGGGATCCCGTCCGTCAGGGACATCATCGGCAAATCCCTGCACACCTATTCCGACTGGGGCAATCTCAATCTCAACTACAAAATCGTCGCCCGCATCAACGAAGCGACCTGCATCAACTGCAACAAGTGCCATATCGCGTGTGAGGACGCTTCCCATCAATGTATCGACATCGTGCATGACGAGCGGACCGGCAAACAGCACCTGGTGGTGCGTGAAGACGAGTGCGTCGGGTGCAATCTGTGCCAAATCGTATGCCCCGTGGAAGGTACGATCCAAATGGTGGAAATTGTCACAGGCAAGCCGCCGCTGACATGGAATCAACGGCAGGCGGCGTTGGCTGGTCAAGCGTCCTGCGGCGGCGAAACGATGAACAAGCGGGGGGATCATAGATGCGCAAACTGA
- a CDS encoding NAD(P)-dependent oxidoreductase encodes MAVKQAFIPVEDLHANFREVVPPLKPKEAVDEANRCLFCYDAPCVKACPTRIDIPSFIKKIATGNLYGSARTIMESNPVGASCARVCPTSELCEGACVLNHASRPIMIGLLQRYATDWAIWNRAVLFQAGAPNGRRVAIVGAGPAGLSAARELARIGYDVTVYEAKEKAGGLNTYGIVSFRLPQEIPLWEAEQVESLGVRFRYGVKVGVDVHAQELVDTHDAVLLAVGMGAVPRLGIEGEELAGVWDAISFIEETKTKPLTRDLIGKKVAVIGAGNTAIDAATCSVRLGAERVQIFYRRTQQEMTAYDFEYEFAKQDGVEFRWRVAPTRILGVDGRVTALELIRMELGEPDEKGRRRPVPVPGSEFVVEVDYVIKAIGQERQLPLIEAFGINHRNGIPIVEEGTYKTSRTNVFAAGDFIFGGGKTDAMVVDAAEQGKRAAYAIHAALEQQSPAG; translated from the coding sequence ATGGCAGTGAAACAGGCGTTCATCCCCGTGGAGGATCTCCACGCCAATTTTCGGGAAGTGGTGCCGCCGCTGAAACCGAAAGAAGCGGTTGATGAGGCGAACCGCTGCCTGTTTTGTTATGACGCGCCTTGCGTCAAAGCGTGTCCGACGAGGATTGACATTCCGTCTTTTATCAAAAAAATCGCCACCGGCAACCTGTACGGCTCGGCCAGAACGATCATGGAGTCCAATCCTGTGGGGGCGAGTTGCGCGCGGGTGTGCCCGACTTCCGAACTGTGCGAAGGCGCTTGTGTGTTAAACCATGCGTCGCGCCCGATCATGATCGGCCTGTTGCAACGGTATGCGACCGATTGGGCGATCTGGAACCGGGCGGTGTTATTTCAAGCCGGGGCGCCAAACGGCCGCAGGGTGGCGATCGTCGGCGCCGGACCGGCAGGCTTGTCGGCCGCCCGCGAACTGGCCCGGATCGGGTATGATGTCACCGTCTATGAAGCGAAAGAAAAAGCGGGCGGGCTGAACACGTACGGGATCGTGTCCTTCCGGCTGCCGCAGGAGATTCCGCTGTGGGAGGCTGAACAGGTCGAATCGCTCGGCGTGCGTTTCCGCTATGGCGTCAAGGTGGGGGTGGATGTACATGCACAAGAGCTCGTGGATACACACGACGCGGTGTTGCTGGCGGTCGGTATGGGGGCCGTCCCCCGCCTGGGGATCGAAGGCGAGGAACTGGCGGGCGTCTGGGATGCGATTTCGTTTATCGAGGAGACCAAGACGAAACCGTTGACGCGCGATTTGATCGGGAAAAAAGTGGCTGTGATCGGAGCGGGCAACACGGCGATCGATGCGGCCACCTGTTCGGTGCGGCTGGGGGCGGAACGGGTCCAGATTTTCTATCGCCGCACGCAGCAGGAGATGACCGCCTATGATTTCGAGTACGAGTTCGCCAAACAGGACGGGGTGGAATTCCGTTGGCGGGTGGCGCCAACAAGGATCCTCGGTGTGGATGGCCGAGTCACCGCGCTTGAGCTGATCCGGATGGAACTGGGGGAACCGGACGAGAAAGGGCGGAGACGGCCGGTTCCGGTACCCGGCAGCGAGTTTGTGGTCGAGGTCGATTATGTGATCAAAGCGATCGGGCAGGAACGGCAGTTGCCGTTGATCGAGGCGTTTGGAATCAATCACCGGAACGGAATCCCCATCGTGGAAGAAGGAACGTACAAAACATCGCGGACGAACGTGTTTGCCGCGGGCGATTTTATTTTCGGAGGCGGCAAGACGGACGCGATGGTGGTCGACGCCGCGGAGCAGGGCAAACGGGCGGCTTATGCGATTCATGCCGCGTTGGAACAGCAATCGCCAGCCGGTTGA
- a CDS encoding YwhD family protein has product MELSLTAKTGHDTPDEFASLSAVIIDGDSVFVDNGAIHGKSRVERGIQFGAKSPDQIPNGRRVCVVWVTLKKGETGMGYHGICAAIPFRIDVEAKLGYKSLPDQVNKMSDAMKGLIKLEVLEPEEKAKLGAFLKEFRGGELWNQSRPEVREAFGE; this is encoded by the coding sequence ATGGAGTTAAGTTTGACGGCAAAGACGGGGCATGACACGCCCGATGAGTTTGCTTCGCTGTCGGCAGTCATTATCGACGGGGATTCCGTGTTTGTGGACAACGGGGCGATTCACGGGAAGAGCCGGGTGGAACGGGGCATCCAGTTTGGCGCGAAAAGCCCCGACCAGATTCCGAACGGACGGCGCGTGTGTGTCGTCTGGGTGACGCTGAAAAAAGGCGAGACCGGCATGGGCTACCACGGCATTTGTGCGGCGATTCCGTTCCGGATCGACGTGGAGGCCAAACTGGGATACAAAAGTTTGCCTGATCAGGTCAACAAAATGAGCGATGCGATGAAAGGCCTGATCAAACTGGAGGTGCTGGAACCGGAGGAGAAAGCTAAGCTGGGCGCTTTCCTGAAAGAGTTTCGCGGCGGCGAACTGTGGAACCAATCTCGTCCCGAAGTGCGTGAAGCGTTTGGGGAGTAG
- a CDS encoding DMT family transporter produces the protein MREDRAVKALLAAVVVIWGLNVVMVKFLVGHFPPITLAAVRIGAATLLLLAILVWWRGGQHPSFRQIPARSWLYIIGAGVSAIFLHQTTLAMGLQTANASTGSLILALNPLVTGLLAYFLFREPLTWNRVLGLVMGFSGVFLVVAGDSMLEGNGRFLFGKGEWLVVAAMLFYVAGGLFVKKAAETVSVVAITAYMHAVGTLCLAVASVFETQERGGVTWPADWFVWTVLLFSAWVATGLCGIWWNNGIQKIGAGRTAMFLNGMPAASLVFAVLLLGERMIWIHAVGFVTVLIGVYLGTMNPRRPVANLPTSLPSKQVGH, from the coding sequence ATGAGGGAAGACCGGGCGGTCAAAGCGCTGCTTGCGGCTGTCGTCGTGATTTGGGGCTTGAATGTGGTGATGGTGAAATTCTTGGTGGGACATTTTCCGCCCATCACGCTGGCGGCGGTACGAATCGGGGCTGCCACTTTGTTGCTGCTGGCGATCCTGGTTTGGTGGCGGGGCGGGCAGCATCCTTCGTTCCGGCAGATCCCGGCGCGGTCTTGGCTGTACATTATCGGGGCTGGCGTGTCCGCCATCTTTTTGCACCAGACGACGCTGGCGATGGGACTGCAAACGGCGAACGCCTCGACCGGTTCGCTGATTCTGGCCCTGAACCCGCTGGTCACGGGGCTTTTGGCCTATTTTTTGTTTCGCGAACCGTTGACGTGGAACCGGGTGCTCGGGTTGGTCATGGGGTTTTCCGGTGTGTTCCTGGTGGTGGCGGGCGATTCGATGCTGGAAGGAAACGGCCGCTTTCTGTTTGGAAAAGGGGAATGGCTGGTGGTCGCAGCGATGCTGTTTTATGTGGCGGGCGGTCTGTTCGTGAAGAAAGCGGCGGAAACTGTCTCGGTGGTGGCGATCACCGCTTATATGCATGCGGTCGGCACGTTGTGTCTGGCGGTTGCTTCCGTGTTTGAGACGCAGGAGAGGGGCGGCGTCACATGGCCCGCCGACTGGTTCGTCTGGACGGTGCTGCTGTTCTCCGCCTGGGTGGCCACCGGGTTGTGCGGCATCTGGTGGAACAACGGTATCCAAAAAATCGGGGCGGGCCGCACCGCTATGTTCCTCAACGGGATGCCGGCGGCCAGCCTGGTGTTTGCCGTTCTGCTTTTAGGCGAGCGGATGATCTGGATTCATGCGGTCGGGTTTGTCACCGTGTTGATTGGCGTGTATCTCGGCACGATGAACCCCAGGCGGCCGGTTGCAAACTTGCCGACTTCCCTGCCTTCCAAGCAGGTTGGGCATTAG
- the dapF gene encoding diaminopimelate epimerase, with protein sequence MNGLKFTKMHGLGNNYIYVNLFEETLCEEELPELAVRVSDVNTGIGADGMILIGPSDKADFRMRVFNNDGSEAKNCGNGLRSVAKYVYDRGMTRKREFQIETLGGVVQARVQVGQDNKVELVTVDMGAPRLLKKDLPMLGDPETTTILETIDVQGTPYTITAVSMGNPHAVIFVDDLDQVNVAAVGPLIERHPLFPERVNVEFIQVLNRGEIIFRVWERGSGITQACGTGACAAVVAGILTDRLDRKVLVHLLGGDLEIEWQEDGPVLMTGPAAYICDGVFYR encoded by the coding sequence GTGAACGGATTGAAATTCACGAAAATGCATGGGTTAGGCAACAATTATATCTATGTGAATCTGTTTGAGGAAACGCTCTGCGAGGAGGAACTGCCGGAACTGGCTGTTCGCGTCAGCGATGTCAACACCGGGATCGGCGCCGACGGGATGATCCTGATCGGGCCTTCCGACAAGGCCGATTTTCGCATGCGCGTATTCAACAATGACGGATCGGAAGCAAAAAATTGCGGCAACGGACTGCGCAGCGTCGCCAAATATGTGTATGACCGGGGAATGACCCGGAAGCGGGAGTTTCAAATTGAAACGCTGGGCGGTGTTGTGCAGGCGCGCGTTCAAGTGGGGCAGGACAACAAGGTGGAATTGGTGACGGTCGACATGGGGGCGCCCCGTTTGTTAAAAAAAGACTTGCCGATGCTGGGCGACCCGGAAACGACGACGATCCTGGAGACGATCGACGTTCAGGGAACCCCGTATACAATTACCGCCGTTTCCATGGGGAACCCGCACGCGGTGATTTTTGTTGACGATCTAGATCAGGTGAATGTGGCGGCAGTCGGTCCGCTGATTGAGCGCCATCCGTTGTTTCCCGAGCGGGTGAACGTCGAGTTTATCCAGGTGCTGAACCGCGGGGAAATCATCTTCCGCGTGTGGGAACGCGGATCGGGCATCACGCAGGCGTGCGGCACAGGCGCTTGTGCGGCGGTGGTGGCGGGCATTCTGACGGACCGGTTGGACCGCAAGGTGCTTGTCCATTTGCTCGGCGGCGACCTGGAGATTGAGTGGCAGGAAGACGGCCCCGTGTTGATGACGGGACCGGCCGCGTATATTTGCGACGGTGTATTTTACCGGTAA
- a CDS encoding M16 family metallopeptidase: MTGRSAVQRTRLPNGIRILTERTPHHKGAVALFRFAAGSAYEAPAGWGTAHFLEHMVFQGTPDKNHDTLMMELARLGAVANASTGFESTVYDLTAPASTMLQALEIMAEMLSRFALDEQAVERERDIILEEWRMTRDDPAAWGEDCLYHQVLGDFGHPILGTEETIAAIGRGDLREFAESYYTPENLIVAVAGNLEHERVVEVLARWFGADKRLSKPKPPVRIARSPRLHIDEEHEQEQIFIGFQAPPLSDGKLPAFDVLTSILGGDSWSRLFRKIRNELGLAYSIGGFYSGWQEIGLYGIQSATHPDNAGRLLDEIRREVAAIRHDVTADEIELAKATLRANLLFGVDQLSWRAERLLVDEAVFGRIRPVEEDLRAIANVSRDDVTELAQTVLDLDKSTLVTVGRVPLD; the protein is encoded by the coding sequence ATGACAGGTCGTTCTGCAGTGCAACGGACGCGATTGCCAAACGGCATTCGCATTCTCACCGAGCGCACGCCGCATCACAAGGGAGCGGTGGCGCTTTTTCGCTTCGCCGCCGGTTCCGCTTATGAAGCGCCTGCCGGGTGGGGAACGGCCCATTTTCTCGAACATATGGTGTTTCAGGGAACGCCCGACAAAAATCACGATACGCTGATGATGGAATTGGCCCGGCTGGGTGCGGTCGCGAACGCGTCGACCGGCTTCGAATCGACCGTCTATGACCTGACGGCTCCGGCTTCGACGATGCTGCAGGCGCTCGAGATCATGGCGGAGATGTTGAGCCGCTTTGCGCTGGATGAGCAGGCGGTCGAGCGGGAGCGGGACATTATCCTGGAAGAGTGGCGGATGACGCGGGACGACCCGGCAGCCTGGGGGGAAGATTGTTTGTACCATCAGGTGCTGGGCGATTTTGGCCATCCGATCCTCGGTACGGAGGAGACGATCGCGGCGATCGGCAGGGGTGACCTGCGGGAATTTGCCGAATCCTACTATACTCCCGAAAATCTGATCGTGGCTGTCGCGGGAAACCTGGAACACGAGCGAGTGGTGGAGGTGCTCGCGCGCTGGTTCGGAGCGGACAAGCGGTTGAGCAAGCCGAAGCCTCCCGTGCGGATCGCCCGGTCACCCCGTTTGCATATCGACGAGGAGCATGAGCAGGAGCAAATTTTCATCGGGTTTCAGGCACCGCCGCTAAGCGACGGAAAACTTCCGGCGTTCGATGTGCTGACCTCGATTCTTGGCGGGGATTCGTGGTCGCGGCTGTTCCGCAAAATCCGCAACGAACTGGGACTCGCTTATTCGATCGGAGGATTTTATTCTGGCTGGCAGGAGATCGGATTGTACGGCATTCAATCGGCAACGCATCCTGACAACGCCGGGCGGTTGCTGGACGAGATCCGGCGGGAAGTGGCGGCGATTCGGCATGATGTGACAGCCGACGAAATCGAGCTGGCAAAAGCGACGTTGCGGGCGAATCTGCTGTTTGGCGTCGACCAGTTGAGCTGGCGCGCGGAACGGCTGTTGGTTGATGAAGCGGTGTTCGGCCGCATTCGTCCGGTCGAGGAAGACCTGCGGGCGATTGCCAATGTGTCGCGGGATGACGTGACCGAACTGGCGCAAACGGTGCTGGATCTGGACAAGTCGACGCTCGTCACGGTCGGCAGAGTGCCGCTGGATTGA